A stretch of Microbulbifer bruguierae DNA encodes these proteins:
- a CDS encoding TonB-dependent receptor plug domain-containing protein encodes MDKTRLSRAIKGAIAAAAVTSSFSNVSIAQDVQAEVEEIVVTGSRIQRATDANSATPISVFDAAALEQSGQTTLEDFLQDIPSMTGGQLGSSVNNGSAGLATVSLRGLGASRTLVLLNGRRLSSSAGATGVVDLNTIPTSVIERVEILRDGASTIYGSDAIAGVINIITKKGFEGAELTANYGSSTHGDGDEYLAAMTIGAANDRGHVMLNAQYTKRDDIFQSQRRFSECPLAEIGGNVVCSGSSTTTPARFSPVANSDQLIVDPVTGLVRDFDSTIDAYNFADVSYLITPQEVASMYGYGSYELYDWKDVTTINAFTELSFVNRRSDQLMAAEGTFWGPEVPVTNPYNPIGEPVNIGRRLEETGGRAFTQDLNTWRGVVGFEGEWCNEWTWDLSYNYARWVDAQIDRGRGNTVRFQNLLDPDACNAVDSEGEFINPGCVEALEASGVEAWDPFTEGTLTQEMQDYALITNSPVERSTLRSFQANLVGDFGDWSLSSEAPQWAVGYEHRSEDVEIIADGAAQIGQIYFVSGDSWSGRYNVDEFYGEVRIPIMEGRPWVEVLALEASFRYSDYSTIGDDTTFGVVLEYAPLEQLRFRGTYSEGFRAPGLDDLYLPPTVSAETYADPCNDYSLNDNANLVANCQADGIAPGTTITTQATGLFGGNADLEAEKSESYTIGIVWTPTFTDDMGFTLDYFNISIDDAIGTLTTNTIVQGCYESPNFSSPLCELITGAPAVGISPSSAAPDHRANDLTIAGQLLNSQNVATFETSGVDIGFDYSMPAGPGVVTINATATYLHEWKYRGSSEDPTIDLAGYFGADPVTTAIVAFPEWKFYATLGYEYDCWTATTTLRVDDGVNDFDPSEGDLATHIDTHWYQDMNFSYYRWENFTVSAGIRNMWNQQPPYVTNYDDMNTLMRSYDTVGRFFYGSVTLKF; translated from the coding sequence ATGGACAAAACCCGTCTTTCTCGGGCAATTAAGGGCGCGATCGCAGCGGCAGCCGTTACATCCAGTTTTTCAAACGTATCCATTGCTCAGGATGTACAGGCAGAGGTTGAAGAAATTGTCGTAACCGGTTCTCGTATTCAACGTGCAACCGACGCCAATAGCGCCACCCCCATCAGCGTGTTTGACGCTGCGGCGCTGGAGCAATCCGGCCAGACAACACTGGAAGATTTCCTGCAGGATATTCCGTCCATGACCGGTGGCCAGTTGGGCTCGTCCGTGAACAACGGCAGTGCCGGTCTGGCGACGGTATCACTGCGCGGTCTGGGTGCCAGCCGTACGCTTGTACTCTTGAATGGCCGCCGCCTGAGCTCATCCGCCGGCGCCACCGGCGTGGTCGACCTCAACACCATTCCCACCTCGGTAATTGAGCGCGTGGAAATCCTGCGTGATGGTGCCTCCACTATTTATGGCTCCGACGCTATCGCTGGGGTTATCAACATCATCACCAAAAAGGGCTTTGAGGGCGCAGAGCTCACAGCCAACTACGGCTCATCCACCCACGGCGACGGCGATGAATACCTGGCAGCGATGACTATCGGCGCGGCAAATGATCGCGGCCACGTCATGCTCAATGCCCAGTACACCAAGCGCGACGATATCTTTCAATCACAGCGCCGGTTTTCCGAATGTCCACTGGCAGAAATTGGCGGCAACGTCGTGTGCTCGGGTAGCTCAACAACGACCCCCGCACGTTTCTCCCCGGTCGCCAACAGCGACCAGCTGATCGTCGACCCGGTAACCGGTCTGGTCCGGGATTTCGATTCGACCATCGACGCGTACAACTTTGCTGACGTCAGCTACCTGATCACGCCGCAGGAAGTGGCCTCAATGTACGGCTACGGAAGCTATGAGCTGTACGACTGGAAAGATGTCACCACCATCAACGCCTTTACCGAGCTGTCGTTCGTCAACCGCCGTTCCGATCAGCTGATGGCCGCCGAAGGTACTTTCTGGGGACCGGAAGTGCCGGTAACCAACCCCTACAACCCAATAGGTGAGCCGGTAAACATAGGCCGTCGTCTTGAAGAAACCGGTGGCCGTGCATTTACCCAGGACCTGAATACCTGGCGCGGCGTTGTCGGCTTTGAGGGCGAATGGTGTAACGAGTGGACCTGGGACCTCTCCTACAACTACGCCCGCTGGGTGGATGCGCAAATTGACCGCGGCCGCGGCAACACCGTGCGCTTCCAGAATCTGCTCGACCCGGATGCCTGTAACGCGGTGGATAGCGAAGGGGAATTTATCAATCCTGGCTGTGTTGAGGCCCTGGAAGCTTCTGGCGTAGAAGCATGGGATCCCTTCACCGAAGGAACCCTGACTCAGGAAATGCAGGACTATGCGCTCATCACCAACTCACCGGTTGAGCGCTCCACCCTGCGCAGCTTCCAGGCCAACCTGGTGGGCGACTTCGGCGACTGGTCTCTGTCCAGCGAAGCACCCCAGTGGGCGGTCGGCTATGAGCATCGCTCAGAAGATGTTGAAATCATTGCCGACGGCGCCGCCCAGATCGGACAAATCTATTTTGTCAGCGGCGATTCCTGGAGCGGCCGCTATAACGTCGACGAATTCTACGGCGAGGTGCGCATTCCCATTATGGAAGGCCGCCCTTGGGTTGAAGTCCTGGCCCTGGAAGCCTCTTTCCGCTATTCCGATTACAGCACCATCGGCGATGACACCACCTTCGGCGTGGTATTGGAATATGCGCCCCTGGAACAGTTGCGCTTCCGCGGCACCTACTCCGAAGGCTTCCGCGCACCGGGCCTCGACGACCTCTACCTGCCGCCTACCGTATCCGCAGAAACCTATGCAGATCCCTGTAATGACTACAGTCTGAATGACAACGCCAACTTAGTGGCCAACTGTCAGGCCGATGGCATTGCCCCCGGCACCACCATCACCACCCAGGCCACTGGTCTGTTTGGCGGTAACGCGGATCTGGAAGCGGAGAAATCCGAAAGCTACACCATCGGTATCGTGTGGACCCCCACCTTTACCGATGATATGGGCTTCACCCTGGACTACTTCAACATCAGTATCGACGACGCCATTGGCACTCTGACCACCAACACCATTGTGCAGGGATGCTACGAGAGCCCCAACTTCAGCTCCCCCCTGTGTGAACTGATCACCGGCGCTCCCGCAGTAGGCATCAGCCCCTCCTCCGCTGCACCGGACCATCGCGCCAATGACCTGACCATCGCCGGTCAATTATTAAACAGCCAGAACGTTGCCACCTTTGAAACCTCTGGTGTCGACATCGGCTTCGACTACAGCATGCCGGCCGGCCCCGGCGTGGTAACGATCAATGCCACCGCCACCTACCTGCATGAGTGGAAATACCGCGGCAGCTCCGAAGACCCCACCATCGACCTGGCGGGATACTTCGGCGCAGACCCGGTAACCACCGCAATCGTGGCCTTCCCGGAATGGAAGTTCTACGCAACCCTTGGCTATGAGTACGATTGCTGGACCGCAACCACTACCCTGCGCGTGGACGATGGGGTGAATGATTTTGATCCCAGTGAAGGCGATCTGGCCACGCATATTGATACCCACTGGTATCAGGACATGAACTTCTCCTACTACCGCTGGGAGAACTTCACCGTCTCCGCGGGTATCCGCAACATGTGGAACCAGCAGCCCCCCTACGTCACTAACTACGACGATATGAACACCCTGATGAGAAGCTACGACACCGTCGGCCGCTTCTTCTACGGCAGTGTCACGTTGAAATTCTGA
- a CDS encoding TonB-dependent receptor: MYFRHWVTLSLTGLLVLAESTAAACPTSGVQIPSGPLSRALISLGRQCRISLVVQADNAATLVTPSLNIETPHGSIAPALHQLLDNTPLTFTHTGTNAIAIIAKPQESDRVTTATHPLPAEEVTVTGRSLTGTHLRHLKLDSYAPIDVLAQPELEITGAQTVAELLKFLPAVSGNSTSTSVTNGGNGTATVTLRGLPASNTLVLINGRRIVSNGFGGEAADLNTIPLSAVDRIEVLKDGASAVYGSDAIAGVVNIILRRDFDGLSVNSYYGQAERGDQDTGSYSLTWGTGNEHSHLMFSLAHYYQDEILSRDRALSASADNRARGGTDLRSSASPQAYIAVADGVVTNAENGYRDWTQEDLYNFREYTSALVPSERQSLYIAGNHTLKEGVETYAELMAITTHSDSTLAPTPVFTRFDNGDLTIAADQVYNPFGEDITDVRKRIIELGPRVQSNSTETWRMNTGFRGLVDEWQWELTAAAHYTRAKETLNNLLDPHRLSAALKGPEICSETNGCVPVDLLGAPGSIEQEQLDYILSENRVNGASRMNSVTYIADGPLWESGAGSVLAAAGIEVRREAIDFNSTDSDGLSLIGGVASGAAKGERLIGEAFAELSVPLREDTLWLDSAVRFSEYSDFGSTTNPKIAIRWRPVPSLLLRASYATGFKAPTLVDMNQTGHQSQEYLFDPCTNSNAADLPGCVGIADQDRIQYLTEFGGNPDLKPETSDNRSLGLVWTPGDVTGFHTSIDLFEIRQNDVIDTSPQYLINENAINGLFSDRVIRDERGDIIRVIATRLNIGAREVRGVDSTLRYQHHSKKLGLLRWSVNSSYLLQYLNQLAPGSPVDDLAGTFIDPASGGAGSLPDWKANTGIYWQRGRWEGGYTVHYVGDLMESFSLNDQVISRTIDSWSTHDLQLAYSEPRGFRFAVGIDNLLDEAPPFAASAFNDNFDGRTYELTGRYWYTTITFNI; the protein is encoded by the coding sequence ATGTATTTCCGGCACTGGGTAACTCTGTCGCTGACTGGACTGCTGGTACTCGCAGAGAGTACCGCCGCTGCCTGCCCAACATCGGGAGTCCAAATTCCTTCCGGCCCCCTGTCCCGCGCACTGATTTCCCTGGGCCGCCAATGCCGTATTTCGCTGGTAGTACAGGCCGACAACGCCGCCACCCTCGTTACCCCAAGCCTTAATATTGAAACACCGCACGGCAGTATCGCTCCCGCGCTGCATCAACTGCTCGACAATACGCCGCTGACGTTTACCCATACTGGCACCAACGCCATCGCGATCATCGCGAAGCCACAAGAGTCAGATAGGGTGACAACGGCAACCCATCCGTTACCCGCAGAGGAAGTCACGGTGACGGGACGCAGTCTCACCGGTACCCACCTGCGTCATCTCAAGCTGGACAGCTACGCACCTATCGACGTGCTGGCGCAACCAGAACTGGAAATTACCGGCGCCCAGACCGTGGCGGAACTGCTGAAATTCCTGCCTGCAGTATCCGGCAACTCCACCAGCACCTCTGTGACCAATGGCGGCAACGGTACCGCCACAGTGACCTTGCGCGGCCTGCCCGCCAGCAACACTCTGGTGCTGATCAACGGTCGACGCATTGTGAGCAACGGTTTTGGCGGCGAAGCGGCGGACCTGAATACCATCCCCCTGTCCGCGGTGGATCGCATCGAAGTTCTGAAAGATGGCGCTTCCGCGGTTTACGGTTCCGATGCCATTGCGGGAGTGGTGAATATCATCCTGCGGCGGGATTTTGACGGGCTGTCCGTCAATAGTTATTACGGCCAGGCAGAGCGCGGCGACCAGGACACCGGCTCCTATAGCCTTACCTGGGGTACCGGCAATGAACACAGCCACCTGATGTTCAGCCTGGCGCACTATTACCAGGATGAAATTCTCAGCCGCGACCGCGCGCTGTCAGCCTCCGCCGACAACCGCGCAAGGGGAGGCACGGATCTGCGATCATCCGCCTCTCCCCAGGCATACATCGCAGTTGCTGACGGCGTAGTGACCAATGCAGAAAACGGTTACCGCGACTGGACACAGGAAGACCTCTACAACTTCCGTGAATATACGTCAGCACTAGTGCCTTCGGAGCGCCAGTCCCTGTATATCGCCGGCAACCACACACTCAAAGAGGGTGTGGAGACTTACGCCGAACTCATGGCAATCACCACCCACTCCGATTCCACCCTGGCGCCGACACCTGTGTTTACCCGCTTCGACAATGGGGATCTGACGATTGCGGCCGATCAGGTGTATAACCCATTCGGTGAAGACATTACCGATGTGCGCAAACGGATCATAGAGCTCGGTCCCAGGGTCCAGAGCAACAGTACCGAAACCTGGCGCATGAACACGGGATTCCGTGGCTTGGTAGACGAATGGCAGTGGGAGCTAACCGCCGCTGCACACTACACCCGCGCCAAGGAAACCCTGAATAATCTGCTCGACCCCCATCGCTTGTCTGCTGCCCTCAAGGGCCCCGAGATATGTAGCGAAACAAACGGCTGCGTACCAGTGGACCTGCTTGGTGCCCCGGGCAGTATCGAGCAGGAGCAGCTCGACTACATTCTGAGCGAGAATCGGGTCAATGGCGCGAGTCGCATGAACTCGGTGACTTATATTGCTGACGGTCCACTGTGGGAAAGCGGCGCGGGCAGTGTACTCGCCGCAGCGGGTATCGAAGTCCGCCGTGAAGCCATTGATTTCAACTCCACCGACTCGGACGGATTATCCCTGATCGGTGGCGTCGCCTCCGGCGCGGCCAAGGGCGAACGTCTGATCGGCGAAGCATTTGCAGAACTTTCTGTGCCCCTGCGTGAGGACACCTTGTGGCTGGACAGCGCTGTTCGCTTTTCGGAGTACAGCGATTTTGGCAGCACCACCAACCCAAAAATCGCCATACGCTGGCGCCCCGTGCCGTCTTTGCTGCTGCGCGCCAGTTACGCCACCGGCTTCAAGGCGCCAACGCTGGTAGACATGAACCAGACCGGACACCAGAGCCAGGAATACCTGTTTGACCCCTGTACCAACAGTAACGCCGCAGACCTGCCAGGGTGTGTCGGCATTGCCGACCAGGATCGCATCCAGTACCTGACCGAATTCGGCGGCAACCCGGACCTGAAACCGGAAACCTCCGACAACCGTTCTCTCGGTCTGGTATGGACCCCCGGCGACGTTACCGGCTTCCATACCAGCATCGATCTGTTTGAAATTCGCCAGAACGACGTCATCGATACCAGCCCCCAGTATCTGATCAACGAAAATGCCATCAACGGGTTATTCAGTGATCGCGTTATCCGCGATGAGCGCGGCGATATCATCCGGGTAATAGCAACGCGACTGAATATTGGCGCGCGTGAAGTACGCGGCGTGGATTCCACACTGCGCTATCAACATCACAGTAAAAAACTCGGACTACTGCGCTGGTCGGTAAACAGCAGTTACCTACTGCAATACCTGAATCAGCTGGCCCCGGGCAGCCCGGTCGACGATCTGGCCGGGACCTTCATCGACCCCGCCAGCGGCGGCGCTGGATCACTGCCGGACTGGAAAGCCAATACCGGAATTTACTGGCAACGAGGGCGCTGGGAAGGCGGCTACACCGTCCATTACGTCGGCGATCTTATGGAGAGTTTCTCTCTTAATGATCAGGTGATCAGCCGCACCATTGACAGCTGGTCCACCCACGACCTGCAACTGGCTTACAGCGAGCCGCGCGGTTTCCGCTTCGCCGTGGGTATCGACAATCTGCTGGACGAGGCTCCGCCATTTGCCGCCTCGGCATTCAACGATAATTTTGACGGGCGCACTTACGAACTGACCGGGCGCTACTGGTATACCACCATTACCTTCAATATCTAA
- a CDS encoding FecR family protein, with protein MIPQEVQKVLAEDRLDQACTWIARLRSDALSDADRRAFTAWMSESAANRQAFDEMAELWGDLGVLSRFPLDELYPESVPTRKRGVSPDNAPSRPSPRHSSRPTPSAPSDSETSRWYLPQWLLGGSAVAACFGIALWVGNQWFEQAPLQQQMYTTAIGETRTVSLPDGSVVQLNTNSELIINFSREQRRTQLLRGEAYFDVARQTSRPFTVAAGTANIRVLGTQFNIERNPDNTRISVTEGVVAVSETHSASGLQPEAVKLTRNQKVSVSGSGLSDVARTSPEEALDWTRGQLVFDETPLNEALEELNRYLKVPAAAASDVREQTLSGTFELTDPENTLSAIAAALGLTQDNSDPNLTLLSPASN; from the coding sequence GTGATCCCCCAGGAAGTACAAAAAGTACTAGCGGAAGACAGGCTCGACCAGGCATGTACCTGGATTGCGCGCCTGCGCTCCGACGCGCTCAGCGATGCTGACCGCCGCGCTTTTACCGCGTGGATGTCTGAGTCCGCCGCGAACCGCCAGGCATTCGACGAAATGGCAGAACTCTGGGGTGACCTCGGGGTTCTCTCCCGCTTTCCTCTCGACGAACTTTACCCGGAGAGTGTACCCACCCGGAAGCGAGGCGTGTCGCCAGATAATGCGCCTTCGCGTCCATCCCCGCGCCATTCCTCACGCCCCACCCCCAGCGCACCGTCCGACTCAGAGACTTCCCGTTGGTATCTCCCCCAGTGGCTGCTGGGTGGCAGTGCCGTTGCGGCCTGCTTCGGTATTGCCCTGTGGGTCGGCAACCAATGGTTCGAGCAGGCCCCACTTCAGCAGCAGATGTACACCACCGCTATTGGCGAAACACGCACCGTTTCCCTGCCGGACGGCTCCGTGGTGCAACTGAACACCAATTCAGAGCTGATCATTAATTTCAGTCGTGAGCAACGCCGCACCCAGTTACTGCGTGGTGAGGCCTATTTCGACGTGGCCCGCCAGACCTCACGCCCCTTCACCGTGGCCGCAGGTACTGCCAACATTCGCGTACTGGGAACCCAATTCAATATCGAGCGCAACCCGGATAACACCAGAATTTCTGTGACCGAGGGTGTGGTTGCCGTAAGCGAAACCCACTCCGCCAGCGGCCTGCAGCCAGAAGCGGTCAAACTGACCCGCAACCAGAAAGTAAGTGTTTCCGGCAGTGGCCTTTCCGACGTGGCCCGCACTTCACCGGAAGAGGCCCTGGACTGGACCCGCGGACAGCTGGTGTTCGACGAAACCCCGCTCAACGAGGCTCTGGAAGAACTCAACCGCTACCTCAAGGTTCCCGCAGCGGCCGCCTCCGATGTACGGGAACAGACTCTGTCCGGCACTTTCGAACTGACCGACCCGGAAAATACCCTGTCGGCCATCGCCGCAGCCCTTGGTCTAACCCAGGACAACAGCGATCCCAACCTGACTCTCTTGTCACCCGCGTCTAACTAA
- a CDS encoding RNA polymerase sigma factor, with protein MNKARKTLLEKLFADHGQALVRFVTRIVRSTEDAEDICQHAYLRLQKLSSEKDLENPRAYLFQIANNLAVDQLRRGKLHFDYISQQLPAEGATAADDEHADHQSPERVLAARQQLQAIHDAMDSLPLKSRQAFLLHRNRGLSYTEIAQEMNISVSSVEKYILQALKACRQKVGSYS; from the coding sequence ATGAATAAAGCCCGGAAGACACTTCTGGAGAAGCTTTTCGCCGATCACGGCCAGGCATTGGTGCGCTTTGTAACCCGCATTGTGCGCAGCACCGAAGACGCCGAAGATATTTGCCAGCATGCCTACCTTCGCCTACAGAAGCTCAGCAGTGAGAAGGATCTGGAAAACCCCCGCGCCTACCTGTTTCAGATCGCCAACAACCTGGCGGTAGATCAGCTGCGTCGCGGTAAGTTGCATTTTGACTACATCAGCCAGCAGCTGCCCGCCGAAGGCGCCACTGCTGCAGACGACGAGCATGCCGACCACCAGTCCCCTGAACGGGTGCTCGCTGCGCGCCAGCAGCTGCAGGCCATTCACGACGCTATGGACAGCCTGCCGCTCAAGTCCCGCCAGGCCTTCCTGCTACATCGCAATCGCGGCCTGTCTTACACCGAAATCGCTCAGGAAATGAACATATCCGTGAGCAGTGTCGAGAAGTACATACTGCAGGCATTAAAAGCCTGTAGACAGAAAGTAGGAAGCTATTCCTGA
- the dnaX gene encoding DNA polymerase III subunit gamma/tau, protein MSYQVLARKWRPRLFREMVGQEHVLQALINALDNNRLHHAYLFAGTRGVGKTTIARILAKCLNCETGVSSEPCGQCSVCREIADGRFVDLIEVDAASRTKVEDTRELLENVQYAPTRGRYKVYLIDEVHMLSNSSFNALLKTLEEPPPHVKFLLATTDPQKLPVTVLSRCLQFNLKNMSPERVVEHLRFVLEKELVPFEEAALWHLGRAADGSMRDAMSLTDQAIAFGGGKISEAEVRAMLGTLDSTLVWKLVQALADEDPSALFAAVNELSQQAPDYSAALAELAAILHRIAIAQVLPQAVDNALGDAELLANHAAAIPGENIQLFYQMALLARRDLPLAPDPRGGFEMALLRMLAFKPQGVANIPTASLAGAGQSVAPSAPTPAAEPSQIAQAPRQIEASGQAAPEQPSPPPMEQAAPPQWNSPETVQEPISPPVQDDAPPWSEEPQSSPSSERSFPSEARPVPQAQPQSDTRPEPEPAPQSVQPGQDTVWSESGKKPIADREPQPIAVEAALTQSVEQSMAAQEAPPWASEPESRAEVPVPIATENDSVVDERVAMRERLRQQVAEVQSVPVPQSVAVEPRSVSQSRQARPEARLDALSPGSWPAMYPQVGVAGILHSIAQHLELIGRQDNILSFTLDESFSSLYDEGHQRRLGDQLSDFFGQPLTVQIQVGQVHGGTPARLIAATREAQLLSARDALNRDPVVQDLQAELGAQLIPDSVEYLG, encoded by the coding sequence ATGAGCTATCAAGTACTGGCACGCAAGTGGCGGCCGCGGTTATTCCGGGAGATGGTGGGGCAGGAGCATGTGCTCCAGGCGCTGATCAACGCCCTGGACAACAATCGCCTGCACCACGCTTATCTGTTCGCCGGTACCCGCGGGGTTGGTAAAACCACCATCGCGCGGATTCTCGCCAAGTGTCTCAACTGTGAAACCGGCGTCAGCTCCGAGCCCTGTGGTCAATGCTCGGTGTGCCGGGAGATTGCGGATGGGCGTTTTGTTGACCTGATCGAGGTGGATGCGGCGTCCCGCACCAAGGTAGAAGATACCCGTGAGCTGCTCGAGAACGTGCAATACGCGCCTACCAGAGGGCGCTACAAGGTGTATCTCATCGATGAGGTGCATATGCTCTCCAACAGCTCGTTCAATGCGCTGCTAAAAACCCTGGAAGAGCCACCTCCCCACGTCAAATTCCTGCTGGCCACCACAGACCCGCAAAAGCTGCCAGTGACGGTGCTTTCCCGCTGTCTGCAGTTCAACCTCAAGAATATGAGCCCGGAACGGGTCGTTGAACACCTGCGTTTCGTGCTGGAAAAAGAACTGGTGCCTTTTGAAGAAGCTGCACTCTGGCATCTGGGGCGTGCCGCCGATGGCAGTATGCGTGACGCCATGAGCCTTACGGATCAGGCCATTGCCTTTGGTGGTGGCAAGATCAGCGAGGCGGAAGTGCGCGCCATGCTTGGTACCCTGGACAGCACCCTGGTGTGGAAGCTGGTTCAGGCGCTGGCGGACGAAGATCCTTCCGCGCTGTTTGCCGCGGTAAACGAACTCTCGCAGCAGGCACCAGATTACAGTGCAGCGTTGGCGGAGCTGGCGGCCATTCTGCACCGGATTGCCATTGCCCAGGTGCTGCCGCAGGCCGTTGATAACGCGCTGGGCGATGCCGAGTTACTGGCGAATCACGCTGCCGCCATCCCTGGGGAAAACATCCAATTGTTTTACCAGATGGCGCTTCTCGCCCGGCGCGATTTACCGCTGGCTCCAGATCCCCGCGGCGGTTTTGAAATGGCACTGCTACGCATGCTGGCATTCAAGCCCCAGGGGGTCGCGAATATACCCACCGCGAGCCTCGCCGGGGCCGGGCAGTCTGTCGCGCCGTCTGCACCGACGCCCGCAGCGGAACCCTCACAGATAGCGCAGGCGCCCCGACAAATTGAAGCATCCGGTCAAGCTGCGCCAGAACAGCCGTCTCCGCCTCCGATGGAGCAAGCGGCTCCACCGCAATGGAATTCTCCAGAGACCGTGCAGGAACCGATATCTCCGCCGGTGCAGGATGATGCTCCCCCCTGGTCGGAAGAGCCGCAGTCATCACCATCGAGCGAGCGCTCCTTCCCGTCTGAAGCTCGGCCGGTGCCCCAGGCACAACCGCAATCGGACACGCGGCCAGAGCCCGAGCCTGCACCGCAATCGGTGCAGCCAGGGCAAGATACCGTCTGGAGCGAAAGCGGAAAAAAGCCGATAGCTGATCGCGAGCCGCAACCGATTGCGGTGGAGGCAGCTTTGACGCAATCAGTGGAACAATCGATGGCCGCGCAAGAGGCACCGCCCTGGGCATCTGAACCAGAGTCGCGCGCTGAAGTCCCGGTTCCAATTGCCACCGAAAATGACAGCGTGGTGGATGAGCGGGTAGCCATGCGCGAGCGATTGCGCCAGCAGGTAGCTGAAGTGCAATCCGTCCCGGTTCCCCAGTCCGTTGCGGTGGAGCCCCGGTCGGTATCGCAATCCCGGCAGGCCAGGCCAGAGGCAAGGCTCGATGCCCTGTCGCCGGGCAGCTGGCCGGCCATGTACCCGCAAGTAGGGGTGGCCGGCATACTGCATTCCATTGCCCAGCACCTGGAGTTGATCGGGCGGCAGGACAATATACTGTCATTTACCCTCGACGAGTCGTTCAGCAGCCTGTACGACGAAGGTCACCAGCGCCGCCTGGGCGATCAGCTGAGTGACTTTTTCGGGCAGCCACTGACGGTGCAGATCCAGGTTGGTCAAGTCCACGGTGGTACCCCGGCGCGACTGATCGCCGCTACCCGTGAAGCACAGTTGCTCTCTGCCCGGGACGCCCTGAACCGAGATCCTGTGGTGCAGGATTTGCAGGCTGAGCTCGGTGCGCAGCTGATACCGGACTCGGTCGAGTACCTGGGTTGA
- a CDS encoding YbaB/EbfC family nucleoid-associated protein, whose product MKGLGDLMQQAQKMQADMQERMEKMQKELSDLRVTGESGAGMVKVTMNGRHDVVDVSIDQSLLGEDKEMLEDLLAAAVNDTVRRVEEAAQKVQKDQMGGLAAGMNLPEGFKFPFG is encoded by the coding sequence ATGAAAGGTTTGGGCGATTTAATGCAGCAGGCCCAGAAGATGCAGGCCGACATGCAGGAACGCATGGAAAAAATGCAGAAGGAACTGAGCGATCTGCGGGTTACCGGCGAGTCTGGTGCCGGCATGGTGAAAGTCACCATGAATGGTCGCCACGATGTCGTGGATGTGAGCATCGACCAGAGCCTGCTGGGTGAAGACAAGGAAATGCTCGAGGATTTGCTTGCCGCAGCCGTCAACGATACCGTGCGGCGAGTGGAAGAGGCTGCGCAGAAAGTGCAGAAAGATCAGATGGGCGGCCTGGCTGCCGGTATGAATCTTCCGGAAGGATTCAAATTCCCGTTCGGTTGA
- the recR gene encoding recombination mediator RecR, protein MFSPLIEDLIRALRCLPGVGPKSAQRMAMYLLEKDRDAAGLLASSLQQAVEKVGRCSRCRTLTEQDICSLCNNSRRDHSLLCVVETPADVLAIEQAGNYHGLYFVLHGHLSPIDGVGPADLGLDLLGELLGDQENGGIRELIIATNPTVEGEATAQFIAERARARSVAVSRIAHGVPIGGELEYIDGGTLAHAFNSRTVL, encoded by the coding sequence ATGTTCAGCCCCCTTATTGAAGACCTTATCCGTGCACTGCGCTGCCTGCCGGGCGTCGGCCCCAAGTCTGCTCAGCGCATGGCCATGTACCTGCTGGAAAAAGACCGCGACGCTGCCGGCCTGCTGGCCAGCTCACTGCAACAGGCGGTGGAAAAAGTCGGTCGCTGCAGTCGCTGTCGGACGCTGACAGAACAGGATATCTGTTCCCTGTGTAATAACAGCCGTCGCGATCACTCGCTATTGTGTGTAGTGGAAACCCCGGCGGATGTACTTGCCATTGAGCAGGCTGGCAATTACCACGGCCTCTATTTCGTACTGCATGGACACCTGTCTCCTATCGACGGCGTCGGTCCTGCAGACCTGGGGCTGGATCTGCTCGGCGAGCTTTTGGGGGATCAGGAGAATGGCGGCATCCGCGAGCTGATTATTGCTACCAACCCCACCGTGGAAGGCGAAGCGACGGCACAATTTATCGCCGAGCGTGCGCGGGCCCGCAGTGTGGCTGTCAGCCGCATTGCCCATGGCGTGCCTATTGGCGGCGAACTGGAATACATCGATGGCGGCACCCTGGCGCACGCCTTTAACAGCCGGACGGTGTTGTAA